One Luteibacter sp. 9135 DNA segment encodes these proteins:
- the greB gene encoding transcription elongation factor GreB, with protein MSRWRPPSPSSTAIITREGFERLKAELDHLWHTVRPEVVKALAAAAAEGDRSENAEYTYRKKQLGEIDRRAHYLSKRIPALKVVEAAPSQRDAVFFGATMTLENVESGETVRYRIVGPDETDARKGWISIDSPMARAVLKKRLDDEFDAELPGGRTRFAIMDVSYD; from the coding sequence ATGAGTCGCTGGCGCCCGCCCTCCCCCTCGTCCACCGCGATCATCACGCGCGAGGGATTCGAACGCCTGAAGGCCGAACTGGACCACCTGTGGCACACGGTGCGGCCCGAAGTGGTCAAGGCGCTGGCCGCGGCCGCCGCCGAGGGCGATCGGTCGGAAAACGCCGAGTACACCTATCGGAAGAAGCAGCTCGGCGAGATCGATCGTCGCGCACACTACCTCAGCAAGCGCATCCCGGCGCTGAAGGTGGTCGAGGCCGCGCCCTCGCAACGCGACGCCGTGTTCTTCGGCGCCACGATGACCCTGGAAAACGTGGAAAGCGGCGAGACGGTGCGTTATCGCATCGTCGGGCCCGACGAGACCGACGCACGCAAGGGCTGGATCAGCATCGACTCGCCCATGGCTCGCGCCGTGCTGAAGAAACGCCTGGACGACGAGTTCGACGCGGAACTGCCCGGCGGGCGCACGCGCTTCGCGATCATGGACGTGTCCTACGACTGA
- a CDS encoding transglycosylase SLT domain-containing protein, with the protein MSFRVPRPLLLLPLAVLAGCASSGGTPRAGKVTPQVNALYDRMNQASKGYEAAIDQARRGDTPQAAQTRKQALDQLKDASARCSLTPGCDPQRFAAVFDRLLRLKDGSFIEGEDADDTEQGAEVGVQPGDANLPGSVAVGSLPAAQRSVTMLKGHQFSDLMVMNGPVKAALELWLTQLRPNLMDAYVNYQMMRYKMWPAYKKADLPEALLFGIMAKESGGKVHAVSRSGASGPLQFMYATGLRFGLSNADGFDQRFDPTMAAQANAEYIDEQLAAFNNNLEMTLAAYNGGEGRMRRIAAGSPGASFYDPQIYGQMSAETRDYVPMVLAAAWLFLHPDSYHLRWPKIDGEPGQIVLKRPASLSELTICLGSSQDMPEGWFRTLRNLNPRLDPQISQPVGARLEVPKQLEKAYASSCADGPWPILASDLHNAAKIVAPPPPAATSAALAGGGSSSSSSSRASSSASRSYTVRSGDTLVSIARKSSCADVEDIARLNGLKGHQLKVGQSIRVPVCR; encoded by the coding sequence ATGTCCTTTCGCGTGCCGCGTCCGCTTCTCTTGCTTCCCCTGGCGGTCCTCGCCGGTTGCGCTTCCAGCGGCGGTACACCGCGCGCGGGCAAGGTCACGCCCCAGGTCAATGCCCTCTACGACCGCATGAACCAGGCCAGCAAGGGCTACGAGGCGGCCATCGACCAGGCGCGTCGCGGCGATACCCCACAGGCGGCGCAGACGCGCAAGCAGGCCCTCGACCAGCTCAAGGATGCCTCCGCCCGCTGCAGCCTTACCCCGGGCTGCGATCCCCAGCGTTTCGCCGCCGTTTTCGACCGGCTGCTGCGTCTTAAGGATGGCAGCTTCATCGAGGGCGAGGACGCCGACGATACCGAGCAGGGTGCCGAGGTGGGCGTACAGCCCGGCGACGCCAACCTGCCCGGATCGGTGGCGGTCGGCTCGCTGCCCGCGGCGCAGCGTAGCGTCACCATGTTGAAGGGCCACCAGTTCTCCGACCTGATGGTGATGAACGGGCCGGTCAAGGCGGCGCTGGAGCTGTGGCTGACGCAGCTGCGGCCCAACCTGATGGACGCCTACGTCAACTACCAGATGATGCGTTACAAGATGTGGCCGGCCTACAAGAAGGCCGACCTTCCCGAGGCGCTGCTGTTCGGCATCATGGCCAAGGAATCCGGCGGCAAGGTGCATGCGGTGTCGCGCTCGGGCGCGTCGGGCCCCCTGCAGTTCATGTACGCCACAGGCCTGCGTTTCGGCCTCAGCAACGCCGACGGCTTCGACCAGCGCTTCGATCCGACCATGGCCGCGCAGGCCAACGCGGAGTACATCGACGAACAGCTGGCCGCGTTCAACAACAACCTGGAAATGACCCTGGCCGCCTATAACGGCGGGGAAGGGCGCATGCGCCGCATTGCCGCCGGCAGCCCGGGTGCCAGCTTCTACGATCCGCAGATCTACGGGCAGATGTCGGCCGAAACCCGCGATTACGTGCCCATGGTACTGGCCGCCGCCTGGCTGTTCCTGCATCCGGACAGCTACCACCTGCGCTGGCCCAAGATCGACGGTGAGCCGGGCCAGATCGTGCTCAAGCGACCGGCCTCGCTGTCGGAGCTGACAATCTGCCTGGGCTCGTCGCAGGACATGCCCGAGGGCTGGTTTCGCACGCTGCGCAACCTCAATCCGCGCCTCGACCCGCAGATCAGCCAGCCGGTGGGTGCGCGCCTGGAGGTCCCCAAGCAACTGGAGAAAGCCTACGCGTCCAGCTGTGCCGACGGCCCTTGGCCCATCCTCGCGTCCGACCTGCACAACGCGGCGAAGATCGTCGCGCCGCCGCCGCCCGCCGCGACCTCGGCCGCTCTGGCCGGTGGCGGATCGTCGTCGTCCTCATCGTCGCGGGCGTCATCGTCCGCCTCGCGCAGCTACACCGTGCGCAGCGGCGACACGCTGGTCAGCATCGCGCGCAAGAGCAGCTGCGCGGATGTCGAGGACATCGCACGCCTGAACGGCCTCAAGGGCCACCAGTTGAAGGTAGGGCAATCCATCCGCGTGCCGGTCTGCCGGTAA
- a CDS encoding ATP-binding protein gives MLLVLARMAMAMPDVPLRPADAEWLRHHPVLIVGAYPEGYPPFEELRDGELEGLGPDYLRELAGELGVTLQTREYPSWPALLAALAKGEIDVATSVTPLEQGMPGIRVGATYFESLPALVERIDAPIVHRPGDLRGKRLAVHTGYFDIAALRRELPDTTLVETASTAEALGRVSRGDVDAYLDNPYSAREFVARLRLDHELRVGSPVALPISALAFAVPASRAPLGRALDHALGELTAADHGRLRARWVGRDIAPRPREAGIPLSEKEKDWLRALPPLRLGVDPSYAPFSLITGRGEAEGLSLDYVREIAAELGIRVTQVPSENWAGTVERVHRGEVDVVAAINPQSATAPFLEPSVPYLDFPIMIVTREGAPTIAGRDDLAGKRVLGNTTREPIRRLLSRIPGVQVVSVDTEAEGLRRLAAGEGDAFVGNLASVDYLIRDNFLGQLKVAAPTGDSEAIAIGVRRELAPLVPLINRVLVNLSTHRQQEIRNTWFASHYVVGPTWREIAGRVAPFVAVLLASLIAISYAYLNLRRETRRRERTERRLAEVTAHVPAVVYEAVRGLDGTYAMAYVGGDPQSILGMEPGQLLAAGEAMLAPVPEDDREALRAAFERSARELTPLHVTVRAHVGGRTRYLSSDAVPLAAADGSVRWNGYWVDVTAQELASRGMAHARDEAEAATRAKSDFLATISHEIRTPMNGVIGLLDVLERTSLDTDQRKMVSTIEHSAEALLHILDDVLDFSKIEAGHLTFDPRPADPRGIVEGAMAIMAAQAESKGLRLEASFDPALAPALTVDDGRLRQVLLNLLGNAIKFTAEGSVLMAVHVDEHHGARQRLRFVVRDTGIGIHAAKLRHVFAPFSQAESSTTRRFGGTGLGLTIARRLVERMGGHIVIESEPGQGTTVTVTLELMIAEVPVPAQAQGGDASVASVPARDARILLAEDHPVNQELVRVQLALRGYRCDVVDDGVAALEALAAREYDLLLVDCHMPRMDGYAVATEVRRREAGSTRHLPIVAMTADARAEQRELCRAAGMDDLLRKPIRLDAFHAAVARWLGDERIPDVDMDRMRRAFGSDENIASVIDAGVQATREALARLDAVAVHAETEAVAGWIHHVLGGVHVFGHSPVGHRGERMELALREGAAVDDDALRDFAADVATFTDGLERLAIRLRRNAPAPPDAQS, from the coding sequence GTATCCGGGTGGGCGCCACGTACTTCGAATCGCTTCCCGCGCTGGTGGAGCGCATCGATGCGCCCATCGTCCATCGCCCGGGCGACCTGCGCGGCAAGCGGCTGGCGGTGCACACCGGGTATTTCGACATCGCCGCGCTGCGCCGCGAGTTGCCCGATACCACGCTGGTGGAGACGGCCTCCACCGCGGAGGCGCTGGGCCGGGTAAGCCGGGGCGATGTGGATGCCTACCTGGACAACCCTTATTCGGCGCGCGAGTTCGTCGCGCGCCTGCGCCTGGACCACGAATTGCGCGTCGGCAGCCCCGTGGCGCTGCCGATCAGCGCGCTGGCCTTCGCGGTGCCGGCCTCCCGTGCACCGCTGGGCCGCGCGCTTGATCACGCCCTGGGCGAACTCACGGCCGCCGACCACGGCCGCCTGCGCGCGCGCTGGGTGGGGCGCGACATCGCTCCGCGGCCCCGCGAGGCCGGTATTCCGCTGAGCGAGAAGGAAAAAGACTGGCTGCGGGCGCTGCCGCCGCTGCGCCTGGGCGTGGACCCCAGCTATGCGCCTTTCAGCCTGATCACCGGCCGGGGCGAGGCGGAGGGTCTGTCGCTGGATTACGTGCGCGAAATCGCCGCGGAACTGGGCATCCGGGTCACCCAGGTGCCCAGCGAGAACTGGGCCGGCACCGTGGAGCGCGTGCACCGAGGCGAGGTGGATGTGGTGGCCGCGATCAATCCGCAGAGCGCCACGGCACCCTTCCTGGAGCCGAGCGTGCCCTACCTCGACTTCCCGATCATGATCGTCACCCGCGAAGGGGCACCCACCATCGCCGGTCGCGACGACCTCGCCGGCAAGCGCGTGCTGGGCAACACGACCCGTGAGCCGATCCGCCGGCTGCTGTCGCGTATCCCGGGCGTCCAGGTGGTGTCGGTCGATACCGAGGCGGAAGGCTTGCGCCGGCTCGCGGCGGGCGAGGGCGATGCGTTCGTCGGCAACCTGGCCTCCGTGGATTACCTGATCCGCGACAACTTCCTCGGCCAGCTCAAGGTGGCCGCGCCCACGGGCGACAGCGAGGCCATCGCCATCGGCGTGCGGCGCGAGCTCGCGCCGCTGGTGCCGCTGATCAACCGCGTGCTGGTCAACCTGTCGACGCACCGCCAGCAGGAGATCCGCAACACCTGGTTCGCCTCGCATTACGTGGTCGGCCCCACCTGGCGCGAGATCGCCGGACGCGTGGCGCCGTTCGTGGCGGTGTTGCTGGCCTCGTTGATCGCGATCAGCTACGCCTACCTCAACCTGCGTCGCGAGACTCGCCGGCGCGAACGCACGGAGCGGCGCCTCGCCGAGGTCACTGCCCACGTGCCCGCGGTGGTGTACGAAGCGGTGCGCGGTCTCGACGGCACGTATGCCATGGCCTACGTGGGCGGCGATCCGCAAAGCATCCTCGGCATGGAGCCCGGCCAGTTGCTGGCCGCGGGCGAGGCCATGCTGGCGCCCGTGCCGGAAGACGACCGCGAGGCCCTGCGCGCCGCCTTCGAGCGTTCGGCGCGTGAGCTCACGCCATTGCATGTCACCGTGCGCGCGCACGTCGGCGGGCGCACGCGCTACCTCAGCTCCGACGCGGTACCGCTGGCCGCCGCCGACGGCAGCGTGCGTTGGAACGGCTACTGGGTGGATGTAACCGCACAGGAGCTGGCCTCCCGCGGCATGGCGCATGCCCGCGACGAAGCCGAGGCCGCCACGCGTGCCAAGAGCGACTTCCTGGCCACGATCAGCCACGAGATCCGCACGCCGATGAACGGCGTGATCGGCCTGCTCGACGTGCTGGAACGCACGTCGCTGGATACCGACCAGCGCAAGATGGTCTCGACCATCGAGCACTCAGCGGAAGCCCTGCTGCACATCCTCGACGACGTGCTGGATTTCTCCAAGATCGAAGCGGGGCACCTCACCTTCGACCCGCGTCCGGCCGATCCGCGCGGCATCGTCGAAGGCGCCATGGCGATCATGGCGGCGCAGGCGGAATCCAAGGGACTGCGCCTGGAGGCCTCGTTCGATCCGGCGCTGGCCCCGGCGCTGACCGTCGACGACGGGCGCCTGCGCCAGGTGTTGCTCAACCTGCTGGGCAATGCGATCAAGTTCACGGCCGAAGGCTCGGTGCTCATGGCGGTACACGTGGATGAACACCACGGCGCACGCCAGCGCCTGCGTTTCGTCGTGCGCGACACCGGCATCGGCATCCATGCGGCCAAGCTGCGGCACGTGTTCGCGCCGTTCAGCCAGGCCGAATCCTCGACCACCCGCCGTTTCGGCGGCACCGGCCTGGGCCTGACCATCGCCCGGCGACTGGTCGAACGCATGGGCGGCCACATCGTCATCGAGAGCGAGCCTGGGCAGGGCACCACGGTCACCGTCACCCTGGAACTGATGATCGCCGAGGTGCCCGTGCCCGCGCAGGCGCAGGGTGGCGATGCGTCCGTAGCGTCGGTGCCGGCGCGCGATGCACGGATCCTGCTGGCGGAAGACCATCCGGTGAACCAGGAGCTGGTCCGCGTGCAGCTGGCCTTGCGCGGCTACCGCTGCGACGTGGTGGACGATGGCGTGGCCGCGCTGGAGGCTCTGGCCGCGCGGGAATACGACCTGTTGCTGGTGGACTGCCACATGCCGCGTATGGACGGCTATGCGGTGGCAACGGAGGTGCGTCGTCGTGAAGCCGGGAGCACGCGCCACCTGCCCATCGTGGCGATGACCGCGGATGCGCGCGCCGAGCAGCGCGAGCTGTGCCGCGCCGCGGGGATGGACGACCTGCTGCGCAAGCCGATCCGGCTGGACGCCTTCCACGCGGCCGTGGCCCGTTGGCTCGGCGACGAGCGTATACCCGATGTGGACATGGACCGGATGCGTCGCGCGTTCGGTTCGGACGAGAACATCGCCAGCGTCATCGATGCCGGCGTGCAGGCCACGCGCGAGGCGCTGGCGCGGTTGGATGCGGTGGCCGTGCATGCCGAGACAGAGGCCGTGGCCGGCTGGATTCATCACGTGCTCGGGGGCGTGCACGTGTTCGGGCACTCGCCGGTGGGCCACCGGGGCGAACGCATGGAGCTCGCCCTGCGCGAAGGCGCCGCGGTGGATGACGATGCGTTGCGCGACTTCGCCGCGGATGTCGCCACGTTCACCGATGGGCTGGAGCGCCTCGCGATTCGCCTGCGCCGGAACGCGCCCGCCCCGCCGGACGCTCAGTCGTAG
- the asd gene encoding archaetidylserine decarboxylase (Phosphatidylserine decarboxylase is synthesized as a single chain precursor. Generation of the pyruvoyl active site from a Ser is coupled to cleavage of a Gly-Ser bond between the larger (beta) and smaller (alpha chains). It is an integral membrane protein.), which yields MKPKVLLQYILPHRFLSRIVYWATRWAWAPWKNFLIREIVQRYDVDMSQAAQPDPLAYQHFNAFFTRKLKPGARRPDDDPTTLLCPADGRISQSGRIRDGRIFQAKGQEYTAAELLGDDAAAVPFRNGSFVTVYLSPRDYHRVHMPLAGTLTGTTHVPGRIFSVAPFAVQDIPRLFARNERLVCHFDGEHGPFVSVMVGAILVSSVATVWDGMAIPPYASSIIRKDCRGRGVALERFGEMARFNMGSTVILLLPEGYALDDLQPQQQVMVGQRLGRWVGARPHD from the coding sequence ATGAAGCCAAAGGTCCTGCTGCAGTACATCCTCCCGCACCGGTTCCTCTCGCGGATCGTCTATTGGGCGACGCGCTGGGCATGGGCGCCCTGGAAGAACTTCCTCATCCGGGAGATCGTCCAGCGCTACGACGTGGACATGAGCCAGGCCGCGCAGCCGGACCCGCTGGCCTACCAGCACTTCAATGCGTTCTTCACCCGCAAGCTGAAACCGGGCGCGCGCCGCCCGGACGACGATCCCACGACCCTGCTGTGCCCGGCCGACGGCCGAATCAGCCAGTCCGGCCGGATTCGTGACGGCCGTATCTTCCAGGCCAAGGGCCAGGAATACACCGCCGCCGAGCTGCTGGGCGACGACGCCGCCGCCGTACCTTTCCGCAATGGCAGCTTCGTCACGGTTTACCTCTCGCCGCGCGATTACCACCGCGTGCACATGCCGCTGGCCGGCACCCTTACCGGCACCACCCACGTGCCGGGCCGGATCTTCAGCGTCGCACCATTCGCGGTGCAGGACATCCCGCGCCTTTTCGCCCGCAACGAGCGCCTGGTCTGCCATTTCGACGGCGAACACGGGCCGTTCGTCTCGGTGATGGTCGGGGCGATCCTGGTCTCCAGCGTGGCCACCGTCTGGGACGGCATGGCCATCCCACCCTATGCCTCGTCCATCATCCGCAAGGACTGTCGCGGGCGCGGCGTGGCCCTGGAGCGCTTCGGCGAAATGGCCCGGTTCAACATGGGCTCCACCGTCATCCTGCTCCTTCCCGAGGGCTACGCCCTGGACGACCTACAGCCCCAACAGCAGGTCATGGTCGGGCAGCGCCTCGGCCGCTGGGTCGGTGCGCGACCCCACGACTGA